The following proteins are encoded in a genomic region of Triticum dicoccoides isolate Atlit2015 ecotype Zavitan chromosome 1B, WEW_v2.0, whole genome shotgun sequence:
- the LOC119348717 gene encoding protein LURP-one-related 8-like has protein sequence MAKVHPNLAVPSLGMVAAAARDDEPVTLTVWRKSLLFNCRGFTVFDASGNLVYRVDIYASDSRAEVVLMDAAGRPVLTVRRKKAISLLGDQWLVFPGEETRAPPLYAVKRTPQYMRGGGKSTAHVAACGGAAGGARYEVEGSYARRCCAVYDEQRRAVVEVQPKEAVGTDVFRMVVRPAGMDVSLAMAVVLALDQMLGRPGLLRSWSS, from the coding sequence ATGGCGAAGGTGCACCCGAACTTGGCCGTGCCGTCTCTGgggatggtggcggcggcggcccgcGACGATGAGCCGGTGACACTGACGGTGTGGCGCAAGTCGCTGCTCTTCAACTGCCGGGGGTTCACGGTGTTCGACGCCAGCGGCAACCTGGTGTACCGCGTGGACATCTACGCGTCCGACTCCCGCGCCGAGGTGGTGCTCATGGACGCCGCGGGGCGCCCCGTGCTCACCGTCCGCCGCAAGAAGGCCATCAGCCTCTTGGGCGACCAGTGGCTGGTCTTCCCCGGCGAGGAGACGCGCGCGCCGCCGCTCTACGCGGTGAAGCGCACGCCGCAGTACATGCGCGGCGGCGGCAAGTCGACGGCGCACGTGGCGGCGTGCGGGGGCGCCGCGGGCGGCGCGCGGTACGAGGTGGAGGGGTCTTACGCGCGGCGGTGCTGCGCGGTGTACGACGAGCAGCGGCGCGCGGTGGTGGAGGTGCAGCCCAAGGAGGCGGTAGGCACGGACGTGTTCCGGATGGTGGTGCGGCCGGCGGGCATGGACGTGTCGCTGGCCATGGCCGTCGTGCTCGCGCTGGACCAGATGCTGGGGAGGCCGGGGCTCCTCAGGAGCTGGTCCTCGTAG